The following are encoded in a window of Labrus bergylta chromosome 16, fLabBer1.1, whole genome shotgun sequence genomic DNA:
- the socs3a gene encoding suppressor of cytokine signaling 3a, translating to MVTHSKFDSAMSSSYLDSSNMRLPQRYKTFTSKTQYQMVLSTLHKLQESGFYWGAISGKEANAMLATEATGTFLIRDSSDNRHLFALSVKTASGTKNLRIQCDSASFYLQTDPKNIQSVPHFDCVLKLVHYYMSQSKGNTRSGGIYYIYSGGEKIPLELIKPLSCSLSTLQHLCRKTVNGHLDISSRRDQLPHPLKEFLQEYDAPI from the coding sequence ATGGTAACTCACAGCAAGTTTGACTCCGCGATGAGCAGCAGCTACTTGGACTCCTCCAACATGCGGCTGCCTCAGCGCTACAAGACTTTCACCTCTAAGACGCAGTACCAGATGGTCCTGAGCACGCTTCACAAGCTGCAGGAGAGCGGCTTCTACTGGGGCGCCATCAGCGGAAAGGAGGCCAACGCCATGCTGGCGACCGAGGCCACCGGGACGTTCCTCATCAGGGACAGCTCGGACAACCGGCACCTGTTTGCCCTCAGTGTCAAGACTGCATCGGGCACCAAAAACCTGCGTATCCAATGTGACTCTGCTTCTTTTTACCTGCAAACAGACCCTAAGAACATTCAGTCTGTTCCTCACTTTGACTGTGTCCTCAAGCTGGTGCATTACTACATGTCTCAGAGCAAAGGGAACACCCGCAGCGGGGGTATCTACTACATTTACTCCGGAGGCGAGAAGATCCCTCTGGAGCTCATCAAACCTCTCTCCTGTAGCTTATCCACCCTGCAGCACCTGTGCAGGAAAACAGTGAATGGACATTTGGACATTTCCTCCAGAAGAGACCAACTTCCTCATCCTCTAAAGGAGTTCCTCCAGGAGTATGATGCTCCCATATAG